The following are from one region of the Capsicum annuum cultivar UCD-10X-F1 chromosome 1, UCD10Xv1.1, whole genome shotgun sequence genome:
- the LOC107854628 gene encoding histidine decarboxylase encodes MGSLSFEKDFEPSAITPRGLAPPGLIPNGDFGEMKRLKLDTTSTTPRKNLNLSVTEPGKNDGPSLDCTLMNYIDTLSQRINYHIGYPVNICYEHYASLAPLLQFHLNNCGDPFLQNTVDFHSKDFEVAVLNWFADLWEIEKDQYWGYVTNGGTEGNLHGILVGRELLPNGILYASKDSHYSVAKAAMMYRMEFEMINASVNGEMDYSDLKAKLLQNKGKPAIINVTIGTTFKGAVDDLDIILQTLRDCGYTHDQFYIHCDAALNGLIIPFVKKMISFKKPIGSVTISGHKFLGCPMPCGVQITRKSYINNLSRRVEYIASVDATISGSRNGLTPIFLWYSLSAKGNIGFQKDVKRCLDNAKYLKDRLQQAGISVMLNELSIIVVLERPRDHEFVRRWQLSCVRDMAHVIVMPGITKETLDSFITDLLQQRKKWYQDGRVSPPCVADDIGAQNCACSYHKIDYIIA; translated from the exons ATGGGAAGCTTATCATTTGAGAAG GATTTTGAGCCATCAGCAATCACTCCAAGAGGATTGGCACCACCTGGATTAATACCAAATGGAGATTTTGGAGAAATGAAGAGACTTAAGTTGGACACAACATCTACAACACCAAGAAAGAACTTGAACCTTTCAGTGACTGAGCCTGGCAAAAATGATGGACCAAGTTTGGACTGTACATTGATGAATTACATTGATACACTTTCACAACGTATCAACTACCATATAG gttaTCCAGTGAACATATGCTATGAGCACTATGCTAGCTTAGCCCCACTTTTGCAATTTCACTTAAACAATTGTGGCGATCCATTTCTTCAAAATACCGTGGATTTTCATTCAAAAGATTTCGAAGTGGCTGTTCTGAATTGGTTTGCAGACCTGTGGGAAATTGAGAAAGATCAATATTGGGGTTATGTTACTAATGGTGGCACAGAAGGAAATTTACATGGCATTTTGGTTGG GAGAGAATTGCTTCCGAATGGAATTTTATATGCATCAAAAGACTCTCATTACTCCGTCGCTAAAGCAGCAATGATGTATAGAATGGAATTTGAAATGATTAATGCATCTGTAAACGGAGAAATGGATTATTCAGATTTAAAAGCAAAATTACTTCAAAACAAAGGCAAACCAGCAATAATTAATGTTACAATTG GAACTACCTTTAAAGGAGCTGTTGATGACCTTGATATTATTCTTCAAACACTTAGAGATTGTGGCTATACACATGATCAGTTTTATATCCATTGTGATGCAGCACTTAATGGACTTATTATCCCTTTTGTTAAAAag ATGATTTCTTTCAAAAAACCAATTGGAAGTGTCACAATATCCGGTCACAAGTTCTTGGGATGTCCAATGCCTTGTGGAGTTCAGATAACAAGAAAAAGTTACATAAACAATCTTTCAAGAAGAGTTGAATACATTGCTTCAGTGGATGCCACAATTTCTGGAAGTAGAAATGGCTTAACTCCAATCTTCTTGTGGTACAGTCTAAGTGCGAAAGGTAATATTGGATTTCAGAAAGATGTTAAGAGATGCCTTGACAACGCCAAATACTTAAAAGATCGTCTTCAACAAGCAGGAATTAGTGTTATGCTCAATGAACTTAGTATCATAGTTGTCCTCGAGAGGCCTCGTGACCATGAATTTGTTCGTCGTTGGCAACTTTCTTGTGTGAGAGATATGGCACATGTTATTGTTATGCCGGGCATCACCAAAGAAACACTTGATAGTTTCATCACTGATTTActtcaacaaagaaaaaaatggtacCAAGATGGAAGAGTTAGTCCTCCTTGTGTTGCAGATGATATTGGTGCTCAAAATTGTGCTTGCTCTTATCACAAAATTGATTATATTATCGCTTAG